From a single Podarcis raffonei isolate rPodRaf1 chromosome 10, rPodRaf1.pri, whole genome shotgun sequence genomic region:
- the LOC128422502 gene encoding uncharacterized protein LOC128422502 produces MSRMSHRCSSTLPLLADIHEQNVAFVLCTSETETAGLCILKELLIKTLFSLAQKPTDSMFGIVSCANQQVLKWQKSLVECSLRSVTEAAAWIRALQSSSEASPVMAVAAALEDPFCQAVYLFTSGLPEHAVEEISSHLKEAEQAHPVHIVYLVGSRGGNEHGAQEIMEEVAKASGGSFQAISVSSDEDIPGCSESICHSDCMCKQPCSSLLIGHHATARFPSGAWSPVKEDFVDWSPEVYNLQRGVQVLARRETDGFYYLGHIVQEVKGSREHVLIEFQRSRQSRKGKILCQMQETPLYDVIHYEDARWQPLAPGDAVLAPWDKKGERYGPGVILQVAEAGPHSGAACFVPFPFPFLLI; encoded by the exons ATGTCCAGAATGTCTCATCGCTGTTCTAGTACATTACCCTTGTTGGCTGACATCCACGAGCAGAATGTGGCCTTTGTGCTTTGCACCTCAGAAACTGAGACTGCCGGCCTATGTATCTTGAAAGAACTCCTCATAAAGACTCTTTTTTCACTGGCCCAGAAACCAACCGATTCCATGTTTGGCATTGTCAGCTGTGCCAACCAGCAG GTGTTAAAATGGCAGAAAAGTTTGGTAGAATGTTCCCTCCGCAGTGTCACTGAAGCAGCTGCCTGGATCAGAGCCCTTCAGAGCAGCAGTGAGGCCAGTCCTGTGATGGCTGTGGCAGCAGCGCTGGAAGACCCCTTTTGCCAAGCAGTGTACCTGTTCACCAGTGGGCTACCTGAGCATGCTGTGGAGGAAATCAGTAGTCACCTTAAGGAGGCAGAGCAAGCGCACCCAGTGCACATAGTATACTTGGTAggaagcagagggggaaatgaacaCGGGGCACAAGAAATAATGGAGGAAGTGGCCAAGGCGTCTGGTGGTTCCTTTCAAGCAATCAGTGTCAGCTCTGATGAG GATATTCCTGGCTGCAGTGAAAGCATTTGCCACTCTGATTGTATGTGCAAGCAGCCCTGTTCCTCTCTGTTGATAGGCCATCATGCTACAGCACG ATTTCCTTCGGGTGCTTGGAGCCCAGTAAAGGAGGATTTCGTTGACTGGTCTCCAGAGGTTTACAATTTGCAGAGGGGGGTTCAAGTCCTCGCCAGAAGAGAGACAGATGGGTTTTACTATCTGGGTCACATTGTCCAAGAGGTTAAG GGCTCCAGAGAACACGTTCTGATTGAGTTCCAAAGATCTCGACAGTCCCGGAAAGGCAAGATCCTGTGTCAGATGCAAGAAACGCCCCTTTACGATGTCATCCATTATGAGGATGCCAGGTGGCAGCCCTTAGCTCCAGGAGATGCAGTCCTGGCTCCGTGGGACAAGAAAGGTGAAAGATACGGTCCAGGCGTGATCCTTCAGGTTGCAGAGGCTGGGCCTCATTCAGGTGCTGCTTGTTTTGtgccctttccttttcctttccttttaatttaA
- the NDUFB2 gene encoding NADH dehydrogenase [ubiquinone] 1 beta subcomplex subunit 2, mitochondrial, which produces MAGSLWRMGGGLRLAARVLRAQSGSGATTGVRRASGEAHVFKYRHYVEPPPSHQIKGEVLSALMWFWILWNFWHDPDIVLGHFPYPDASQWTDEELGIPPDDEE; this is translated from the exons ATGGCGGGGTCTCTGTGGCGGATGGGCGGCGGGTTGCGCTTGGCCGCCCGGGTCCTACGTGCCCAAAGCGGTTCTGGCGCGACTACGGGAGTCCGGCG TGCAAGTGGAGAGGCGCATGTCTTCAAGTACCGCCACTATGTAGAGCCTCCGCCGTCCCATCAGATAAAGGGGGAAGTGCTCAGTGCGCTCATGTGGTTCTGGATCCTGTGGAACTTCTGGCATGATCCTGATATTGTGCTG GGTCACTTTCCTTATCCAGATGCTTCTCAGTGGACAGATGAAGAGCTGGGAATCCCTCCTGATGATGAAGAATAA